The Thunnus maccoyii chromosome 9, fThuMac1.1, whole genome shotgun sequence genome includes a region encoding these proteins:
- the zgc:158398 gene encoding insulin-like growth factor-binding protein 3 receptor: MMAIWQPVTNLRDYVTHNPPVVTFFVCMLILAISFIGLTSYSSTHTLPNPDTTKDWNHLLSSLSQFQLCVKANVSSAELASPAPFPLMEQEIHKETSVNSTKTPSVNSTKTPSVTSLRLRVPLVVTNSSNSGSLKDLDLHTTLNASQLNLGGNETVSVTLDILSENDTAYTCLTIRAPTGLLPMSPRPPECPATVKNISPIHVEASNKPTASQTCYSLHSKNDPTLTVMLTREEQSLAERHLLEVSVCLLGVCFILCLAVSLTHSQTRRYHWNGLDLQNEPLIDP, from the exons ATGATGGCTATCTGGCAGCCGGTGACCAATCTTAGAGATTATGTAACCCACAATCCTCCAGTGGTGACGTTTTTCGTGTGTATGTTGATTCTGGCTATCTCGTTCATCGGCCTCACTTCTTACAGCTCCACTCACACCCTGCCTAACCCTGACACAACAAAG GACTGGAACCATCTACTGTCCTCCTTATCACAGttccagctgtgtgtgaaaGCCAACGTGAGCTCAGCTGAGCTGGCCTCTCCAGCCCCCTTCCCTCTTATGGAGCAGGAAATACATAAAGAGACTTCAGTTAACTCTACAAAGACTCCTTCAGTTAACTCTACAAAGACTCCTTCTGTCACCAGTTTGCGTCTCAGGGTCCCTCTGGTTGTGACTAACAGCTCAAACAGTGGCTCCCTGAAAGACCTTGATCTGCACACCACCTTGAATGCTAGTCAGCTAAATCTTGGAG GCAATGAGACTGTCAGTGTGACTCTAGACATTCTGTCTGAAAATGATACGGCGTACACCTGCCTTACGATACGTGCCCCAACAGGCCTCCTGCCCATGAGCCC ACGTCCCCCAGAGTGTCCTGcaactgtgaaaaacatttcaCCCATACATGTGGAAGCAAGCAACAAGCCTACAGCATCGCAAACCTGCTACAGTTTACACTCCAAGAATGACCCTACACTCACAGTCATGTTAACAAGG gAGGAACAGAGTCTGGCAGAGCGACATCTTTTGGaagtcagtgtgtgtctgcttggagtttgtttcaTACTCTGTTTAGCTGTTAgtctcacacattcacagacacgCCGCTACCATTGGAATGGACTAGATCTACAAAAT GAGCCTTTGATCGACCCCTGA
- the plbd2 gene encoding putative phospholipase B-like 2: MASKLCKMSVYGGFAAVFKVLVVLGILYIKCEFAGAEIRSAVIDKQSGQLSVLEEYREDFVAWANFTDDIKTSGWSFLEITTSSQYNDSIQAYAAGVVEAAVTSQLIYKHWMNTLIGYCGPFTSDTGYCKRLQAFITTNLQWVQEQIKEQPSSPYWYQVQLALLQLKGLEDSYNDALSFPTGPFSLNPFGFLLFQLGGDLEDLESALNKSSQTRPLGSGSCSALIKLLPNNKELLVSHDTWNNYQSMLRIMKKYIFAFKVSPLDNLLLPGGTQAFSSYPGSIFSGDDFYILSSGLVTLETTIGNSNPDLWQFVQPSGQVMEWLRNIVANRLATTGKQWAEIFRKYNSGTYNNQWMIVDYNHFTPGKTDINEGLFVVLEQIPGIVVYSDKTQELLKKGYWASYNIPYYEEIFNASGCNKLVEEYGPWFSLDQSPRAQIFRRDQTSVTDVASMVRLMRYNNFKEDPLSRCEGCDPPANGENAISARSDLNPANGTYPFGALRQRSHGGTDMKMTSYEMFRQYGMVAVSGPTWDQVPPFQWSTSPYKDLIHMGHPDTWAFKPIKVTWTP, from the exons ATGGCGTCCAAGCTCTGCAAGATGTCTGTTTACGGAGGGTTTGCAGCCGTTTTTAAGGTTTTAGTAGTTTTAGGAATTTTGTACATTAAGTGTGAGTTTGCCGGAGCTGAAATACGATCAGCTGTGATTGATAAACAAAGCGGGCAGTTGTCTGTCTTAGAGGAATACCGAGAAGATTTTGTAGCTTGGGCGAATTTCACTGATGACATTAAAACATCGGG CTGGTCTTTCTTGGAGATCACTACCAGCAGTCAGTACAATGACAGCATCCAGGCTTATGCTGCCGGTGTAGTGGAGGCTGCAGTCACATCCCAG CTCATCTATAAGCACTGGATGAACACTCTGATTGGTTACTGTGGACCCTTTACGAGTGACACTGGTTACTGTAAACGCCTCCAGGCTTTCATCACAACCAATCTGCAGTGGGTTCAAGAGCAAATCAAGGAGCAGCCAAGTTCACCCTACTGGTACCAG GTGCAACTGgcgctgctgcagctgaagggTCTGGAGGACAGCTACAACGATGCGCTGTCATTTCCAACAGGGCCGTTCTCCCTCAACCCATTTGGCTTCCT ACTCTTCCAGCTGGGCGGGGATCTGGAGGACTTGGAATCGGCTCTGAACAAGTCTAGCCAAACTCGACCCCTTGGGTCCGGCTCTTGCTCTGCTCTCATTAAGCTGCTGCCAAACAATAAGGAACTGCTGGTATCACATGACACCTGGAACAACTACCAGTCCATGCTGCGCATCATGAAGAAATACATCTTTGCCTTCAAAGTTTCTCCTTTAG acaATCTTCTTCTTCCTGGAGGAACTCAGGCATTCTCATCTTACCCTGGATCCATCTTCTCTGGAGATGACTTTTATATCCTGAGCAGTGGCTTG GTTACCCTGGAAACCACCATTGGCAACAGCAACCCTGATCTGTGGCAGTTTGTTCAGCCCTCGGGACAGGTCATGGAGTGGCTGAGGAACATCGTGGCAAATCGACTGGCTACTACGGGCAAGCAGTGGGCAGAGATATTCAGAAAGTACAACAGCGGAAC GTACAACAACCAGTGGATGATTGTGGACTATAACCACTTCACTCCAGGGAAGACTGACATTAATGAGGGTCTCTTTGTCGTGCTGGAGCAGATTCC GGGAATAGTTGTTTACAGTGATAAAACTCAGGAACTGCTGAAGAAAGGGTACTGGGCAAGTTACAACATACC ATACTATGAGGAAATATTCAACGCCAGTGGCTGCAATAAGCTGGTGGAGGAGTATGGCCCGTGGTTCTCTCTGGACCAGAGTCCTCGGGCTCAGATATTCAGGAGAGACCAGACATCTGTCACAGATGTGGCTTCAATGGTGCGCCTCATGAG ATATAATAACTTCAAGGAAGACCCATTGTCACGGTGCGAAGGCTGTGATCCACCTGCGAATGGAGAGAATGCTATCTCGGCCCGCTCGGACTTGAACCCAGCTAATGGCACATACCCATTTGGTGCCTTAAGACAGAGATCACATGGAGGAACCGACATGAAG ATGACCTCCTACGAGATGTTCCGTCAGTACGGTATGGTGGCAGTGAGCGGGCCAACATGGGACCAGGTGCCACCCTTCCAGTGGAGCACTTCCCCTTACAAAGACCTGATTCACATGGGTCATCCTGATACTTGGGCATTCAAGCCTATAAAAGTCACCTGGACTCCTTAA